A region from the Thermococcus sp. Bubb.Bath genome encodes:
- the nucS gene encoding endonuclease NucS — protein MSLDKVKVAVSPSLDELIKLVDSALLEGSMLTIFARCKVHYDGRAKSELGSGDRVIIVKSDGAFLIHQNKKREPVNWQPPGSRARLELRDKPVLVSVRRKPRETLEVELEEVYMVSTFRAEDYEELALTGSEAEMAEMIFQNPEIIESGFKPLFREKPIKHGIVDILGQDRKGNIVVLELKRRKAELHAVSQLKRYVEALREEYGEGVRGILVAPSLTSGAERLLRDEGLEFKKVEPPKRRGGKKGRQATLF, from the coding sequence ATGAGCCTGGATAAAGTTAAAGTGGCCGTTTCACCGTCCCTGGATGAACTCATAAAACTGGTTGATTCAGCCCTTCTTGAGGGCTCCATGCTGACTATCTTCGCACGCTGTAAGGTTCACTACGATGGCCGGGCCAAGAGCGAGCTCGGTTCTGGGGATAGGGTCATAATCGTCAAGTCTGATGGCGCTTTCTTAATCCACCAGAACAAGAAGAGGGAACCGGTCAACTGGCAGCCTCCGGGAAGCAGGGCTCGTCTTGAGCTGAGGGACAAACCGGTCCTAGTTTCGGTCAGACGGAAGCCCCGAGAAACGCTTGAGGTGGAGCTTGAGGAGGTTTACATGGTATCCACTTTTCGGGCGGAGGACTATGAGGAGCTTGCCCTCACCGGAAGCGAGGCGGAGATGGCCGAGATGATCTTCCAGAACCCTGAGATAATCGAGTCCGGCTTCAAGCCCCTCTTCCGTGAGAAACCGATAAAGCACGGCATAGTGGACATCCTGGGCCAGGATAGGAAAGGAAACATCGTTGTTCTTGAACTCAAAAGGAGAAAAGCCGAGCTCCACGCCGTCAGCCAGCTAAAGCGTTACGTTGAGGCCCTCCGCGAGGAGTACGGCGAGGGAGTTAGAGGAATCCTTGTTGCCCCGTCTTTAACATCCGGGGCTGAAAGACTGCTCCGCGATGAGGGCCTTGAGTTCAAGAAGGTTGAGCCCCCCAAGCGCAGGGGAGGAAAGAAGGGGAGACAGGCAACGCTCTTTTAA
- a CDS encoding DNA-directed DNA polymerase II large subunit, with protein MSGEIYSPEMKAYFESLQREIDMAYEIARKARAQGKDPTLEIEVPQATDMAGRVESLVGPKGVAPRIRALVKEYGKELASLKIVDEIIDGKFGDLGSKEKYAEQSVRTALAILTEGIVSAPLEGIADVKIKRNSWADNSEYLALYYAGPIRSSGGTAQALSVLVGDYVRKKLGLDRFKPSEEHIERMVEEVDLYHRAVSRLQYHPEADEVKLAMRNIPIEITGEETDKVEVSHRNIPGIETNHIRGGAVLVMAEGVLQKAKKLIKYIDKMGIDGWDWIKEFVDAKEKGKSAGEEKKGDSSAEGASENVAEKKEGVEMGFYYSLYEKFRANIAPNKKYTKEIIGGRPLFAEPSTNGGFRLRYGRSRVSGFATWSVNPATMLILDEFIAIGTQMKTERPGKGCITTPVTTVEGPIVRLKNGSVIKVDDYETALKVRNEIDEILYVGDALVNFGDFVENNQTLLPANYVEEWWVQELVGAVRDLYEVELEPFSENPREAVEEAAEYLEVDPDFLWNLLRDPLRVKPNVEITIHLSKVLDIPFHPYYTLYWNTLRPEEVEELQRALLNAQIEWGEFRRNRFARKVVLENDKKIKRYLELLGLPHRLGRAEDRRKVIVVDYPWSAALLVPLGNLEWEFKAKPFYTVIDIINENNRITLRDRGISWIGARMGRPEKAKERKMKPPVQVLFPIGLAGGSSRDIKKAAEEGKVTSVEIAFFKCPNCGHVGPEHLCPVCGARKELLWHCPKCNADYPESRAKEFGFKCPKCNAELSPYARRTIKPSELLHQAMDNVKVYGIDRLKGVMGMTSSHKMAEPLEKGLLRVKNDVYVFKDGTIRFDATDAPITHFKPKEIGTSVEKLKELGYTHDFEGKPLERDDQILELRVQDVILPKAAGEYLLKVARFIDDLLEKFYGLPRFYNAEKMEDLVGHLVIGLAPHTSAGTVGRIIGFSDVLVGYAHPYFHAAKRRNCFPGDTRILVQINGVPQRIALRELYDLFEDERYENMVYVRKKPKVDVKVYSFNTESGKVVLTDIEDVIKAPSTDHLIKFELELGRGFETTPDHPVLVYENGEFIEKRAFEVREGEQMAVIEGDTFVASPVGRIEYITLREDFVFSLNAKRYHNIIINKNIVTHQCDGDEDAVMLLLDALLNFSKYYLPEKRGGKMDAPLVVTTRLDPREVDSEVHNMDVVRYYPVEFYKATYELKSPKSIKFIERVEDRLGKPEMYEGIKFTHDTDDIGLGPKMSLYKQLGDMEEKVARQLALAERIRAVDEHHVAETILNSHIIPDLRGNLRSFTRQEFRCVKCNTKYRTPPLTGKCPKCGGKIVLTVSKGAVEKYMSTAKMLVSKYKVKDYTRQRICLTEKDIKTLFENVFPERQRTLMGFSADVCEKMVKERTGHSNGKNGYLDDFNGKNGNRNTGKSDASATKKAGPKKKSSSAGNSGETKGEKTSNVKGPVKESNKKAEEKPKKKKGKGISLDDFFGP; from the coding sequence ATGAGCGGGGAGATATACTCACCGGAGATGAAGGCTTACTTCGAATCGCTTCAGCGCGAGATAGACATGGCCTATGAGATAGCGAGAAAGGCCCGCGCCCAGGGTAAGGACCCCACCCTTGAGATAGAGGTTCCCCAGGCAACTGACATGGCCGGCCGTGTTGAGAGCCTCGTCGGCCCCAAGGGCGTCGCCCCCAGAATCAGGGCCCTCGTGAAGGAGTACGGAAAGGAGCTGGCCTCGCTCAAGATCGTAGATGAGATAATCGATGGAAAATTCGGTGACCTAGGAAGTAAGGAGAAGTACGCGGAGCAGTCGGTTAGAACGGCCTTGGCTATACTCACGGAGGGTATCGTCTCGGCCCCGCTTGAGGGAATAGCCGACGTCAAGATAAAGCGCAACTCCTGGGCCGATAACTCTGAGTACCTCGCCCTCTACTATGCCGGGCCGATAAGGAGCTCCGGTGGAACTGCTCAGGCTTTGAGCGTTCTCGTTGGCGATTACGTGAGGAAGAAGCTCGGCCTCGACAGGTTCAAACCGAGCGAGGAGCACATTGAGAGGATGGTCGAGGAGGTTGACCTCTACCATCGCGCCGTCTCCCGCCTTCAGTATCATCCAGAAGCGGACGAGGTAAAGCTTGCCATGAGGAACATCCCGATCGAGATAACCGGCGAAGAAACTGATAAGGTCGAGGTCTCCCACAGGAACATCCCCGGCATCGAGACCAACCACATTCGCGGCGGTGCCGTTCTCGTTATGGCTGAGGGCGTCCTCCAGAAGGCCAAGAAGCTCATAAAGTACATCGACAAGATGGGAATAGACGGCTGGGACTGGATAAAGGAGTTCGTGGATGCGAAGGAGAAGGGCAAGTCGGCTGGCGAGGAGAAGAAGGGCGATTCCAGCGCCGAGGGGGCCAGTGAAAACGTTGCCGAGAAGAAAGAAGGGGTCGAGATGGGCTTCTACTACTCCCTCTACGAGAAGTTCAGGGCTAACATCGCCCCGAACAAGAAGTACACCAAGGAGATTATCGGGGGAAGGCCCCTCTTTGCAGAGCCCTCCACCAACGGCGGTTTCCGCCTCCGTTACGGCCGCTCCCGCGTCTCCGGCTTCGCCACCTGGAGCGTCAACCCCGCGACGATGCTCATTCTGGACGAGTTCATAGCGATTGGAACGCAGATGAAGACGGAGAGGCCTGGAAAGGGCTGCATAACAACCCCCGTTACGACCGTTGAGGGCCCCATCGTTAGGCTCAAGAACGGGAGCGTAATAAAGGTGGACGACTACGAGACTGCCCTGAAAGTGCGGAACGAGATAGACGAGATCCTCTACGTTGGTGATGCCCTCGTTAACTTCGGGGACTTCGTTGAGAACAACCAGACGCTTCTTCCGGCCAACTACGTTGAGGAATGGTGGGTTCAGGAGCTGGTTGGGGCCGTTAGGGACCTCTACGAGGTTGAGCTTGAGCCCTTCTCCGAGAACCCCCGCGAGGCCGTCGAGGAGGCCGCGGAGTATCTGGAGGTGGACCCTGATTTCCTGTGGAACCTCCTTCGAGACCCGCTGAGGGTTAAGCCCAATGTCGAGATTACTATTCACCTCTCTAAGGTTCTTGATATTCCCTTCCATCCATATTACACCCTCTACTGGAACACCCTTCGGCCGGAGGAGGTTGAGGAACTCCAGAGGGCCTTACTCAACGCTCAAATCGAGTGGGGAGAGTTCAGAAGGAACCGCTTCGCGAGGAAGGTCGTCCTTGAGAACGATAAAAAGATTAAACGCTACCTTGAGCTCCTTGGGTTACCCCACCGGCTTGGGAGAGCTGAGGATCGGAGAAAGGTTATAGTGGTCGACTACCCGTGGAGCGCCGCACTCCTCGTTCCGCTCGGCAACCTTGAGTGGGAGTTTAAGGCAAAGCCGTTCTACACCGTTATCGATATCATCAACGAGAACAACCGGATAACGCTCCGCGATAGGGGTATAAGCTGGATTGGGGCGAGGATGGGAAGGCCTGAGAAGGCCAAGGAGAGGAAAATGAAGCCCCCTGTTCAGGTTCTCTTCCCAATAGGTCTAGCCGGCGGTTCAAGCAGGGACATCAAGAAGGCCGCTGAAGAGGGTAAGGTAACCAGCGTGGAGATTGCGTTCTTCAAGTGCCCGAACTGCGGCCACGTCGGGCCGGAGCACCTCTGTCCAGTCTGTGGAGCGAGAAAGGAACTCCTCTGGCACTGCCCCAAGTGCAACGCCGATTATCCTGAGAGCCGGGCAAAGGAGTTCGGCTTTAAGTGCCCTAAGTGTAATGCCGAGCTTAGCCCCTACGCGAGGAGGACTATAAAGCCTTCCGAACTCCTCCACCAGGCTATGGACAACGTGAAGGTTTACGGCATCGACAGGCTCAAGGGAGTCATGGGAATGACCTCCAGCCACAAGATGGCAGAACCGCTGGAGAAGGGCCTCCTCCGTGTTAAAAACGACGTCTACGTCTTCAAAGATGGAACCATCCGTTTCGATGCAACCGACGCCCCGATAACCCACTTCAAGCCAAAGGAGATTGGTACGAGCGTTGAGAAGCTCAAGGAGCTTGGATACACCCACGACTTCGAGGGCAAGCCCCTTGAACGGGACGACCAGATACTCGAACTCCGCGTCCAGGACGTCATCCTGCCCAAGGCCGCAGGTGAGTACCTCCTTAAGGTGGCGCGCTTCATAGACGACCTCCTTGAGAAGTTCTACGGATTGCCTCGCTTCTACAACGCCGAGAAGATGGAGGATTTGGTTGGCCACCTCGTAATCGGCCTCGCCCCGCACACCTCCGCCGGGACGGTGGGGAGGATAATCGGCTTCTCCGACGTTCTCGTTGGCTACGCCCACCCGTACTTCCATGCAGCGAAGAGAAGGAACTGCTTCCCAGGCGATACGAGAATACTCGTCCAGATCAACGGCGTTCCCCAGAGAATAGCCCTTCGGGAGCTCTATGACCTCTTTGAGGACGAGCGGTATGAAAACATGGTCTACGTGAGAAAGAAGCCAAAGGTGGATGTTAAGGTCTATTCCTTTAACACAGAGAGCGGAAAGGTGGTCCTTACAGACATCGAGGACGTCATAAAGGCTCCATCAACCGACCACCTGATAAAGTTCGAGCTTGAGCTGGGTAGGGGCTTTGAAACGACCCCTGATCATCCAGTGCTCGTCTATGAAAATGGCGAGTTCATTGAAAAGAGGGCCTTTGAAGTCAGGGAAGGCGAGCAAATGGCAGTCATCGAGGGTGACACTTTCGTAGCTTCTCCTGTAGGGCGCATTGAATACATTACTCTAAGAGAGGACTTTGTGTTCTCTTTAAATGCTAAAAGATATCATAATATTATAATTAATAAAAATATTGTAACACATCAATGCGACGGAGATGAAGACGCCGTAATGCTCCTCCTCGACGCCCTCCTCAACTTCAGCAAGTACTATCTCCCAGAAAAGCGCGGCGGCAAGATGGACGCTCCGCTGGTCGTTACCACTCGCTTGGATCCAAGGGAGGTTGACAGCGAGGTCCACAACATGGACGTTGTCCGCTATTATCCCGTTGAGTTCTACAAAGCGACCTACGAGCTCAAATCACCGAAATCGATAAAGTTCATCGAGCGCGTCGAGGACAGGCTCGGGAAGCCTGAGATGTATGAGGGGATAAAGTTCACCCACGATACCGACGACATCGGCTTGGGGCCGAAGATGAGCCTGTACAAACAGCTCGGCGACATGGAGGAGAAGGTCGCCAGACAGCTCGCTCTGGCCGAGCGCATAAGGGCCGTGGACGAGCACCACGTTGCCGAAACTATCCTCAACTCTCACATTATCCCCGACCTCCGTGGCAACCTGAGGAGCTTCACGAGGCAGGAGTTCCGGTGCGTGAAGTGCAACACCAAGTACCGCACGCCCCCGCTCACAGGAAAGTGCCCCAAGTGCGGGGGCAAGATAGTCCTGACCGTCAGCAAGGGCGCCGTTGAGAAGTACATGTCCACCGCCAAGATGCTGGTATCGAAGTACAAGGTCAAGGACTACACGAGGCAGAGGATCTGCTTAACCGAAAAGGACATCAAGACGCTCTTTGAGAACGTCTTTCCGGAGAGACAGCGTACCCTCATGGGCTTCTCCGCCGACGTCTGCGAGAAGATGGTGAAGGAGAGAACCGGTCACTCCAATGGAAAGAACGGCTACCTCGATGACTTCAACGGCAAAAACGGGAACAGGAATACGGGAAAATCGGACGCTTCAGCGACCAAAAAGGCTGGTCCAAAGAAAAAGAGCTCTTCCGCTGGAAACTCTGGAGAAACGAAAGGGGAGAAGACCTCCAATGTTAAGGGTCCTGTGAAGGAGTCCAATAAGAAAGCAGAAGAAAAGCCCAAAAAGAAGAAGGGCAAGGGCATCAGCCTGGACGATTTCTTCGGTCCGTGA
- a CDS encoding DNA-directed DNA polymerase II small subunit, with the protein MLVEDLLKNNYLITPPAYYLLEPHYGESFTLAELIKFVKSKGTFVVDASIVEEFLREKGLISTGTSSETKPSEPLELESGDTEIDSAKEQRPEVLTPDLEGNELESPPKQLPDEAGYISTGTPPETVEGSPGSSEIESSESHISDGGSFISTGDVFIENSSEMEVSEGSLASSEELPVETELPDEDISDTPDDVVETASAVPVDENGYNGYSEYENGNGDTRPLVYGDYGIPITYVEEEVPEENGKTYSVYDDITITPKEGFRYRAAEIPEEAEVVFDVKNVKFNPPKAKNAAGKEGEFLVSSYRSLFRSRLRKMRSILRENPEIGGIIDIGKLSYVRSEGDVTIVGMVNDKRETAKGYVLELEDTTGRVKVFINREREDSKLVMNLMHNAVIAVRGRYSGRGMVFADRIFIPDVPRFKRNKPPLKEKVYAILLSDIHVGSRKFCEEAFFKFLDWLNGEVENEAQAELVSRIKYIIFGGDVVDGVGIYPGQYDELAIPDIFDQYEAFANLLKNVPRHIHMFIGPGNHDAARTALPQPGFYEEYARPLYKLKNATVISNPAVIRLHGRDFLIAHGRGIEDVVNEIPNRSHHRPAEAMLELLKLRHLAPTFGGKVPIAPDPEDLLVIESVPDLFQMGHVHVMEYKMYNGVFLINSGTWQAQTEFQKMVNIVPTPARVPIIDVETARLRAVVSFDQFCEGV; encoded by the coding sequence ATGCTTGTCGAAGACCTCCTGAAGAACAACTACCTCATAACGCCCCCCGCTTACTACCTTCTTGAACCGCATTATGGGGAGTCCTTTACCCTCGCCGAGCTAATAAAGTTCGTTAAGTCCAAAGGTACTTTCGTGGTTGACGCTTCCATTGTAGAGGAATTCCTCAGGGAGAAGGGCTTGATTTCCACTGGAACCTCTTCGGAGACTAAACCCTCTGAGCCCCTTGAATTGGAATCTGGTGATACGGAGATAGATTCTGCCAAAGAACAAAGGCCTGAAGTCCTTACTCCCGATTTAGAAGGGAATGAATTGGAATCCCCTCCCAAACAACTTCCCGATGAAGCGGGTTATATTTCCACTGGAACTCCCCCCGAAACAGTGGAAGGATCTCCTGGTTCTTCTGAAATAGAATCCTCTGAGAGCCATATTTCTGATGGGGGGAGTTTTATTTCCACTGGAGATGTTTTCATTGAAAATTCTTCGGAGATGGAGGTTTCTGAGGGTTCTTTGGCATCCTCCGAAGAGCTTCCAGTGGAAACGGAGCTTCCTGATGAAGATATCAGTGATACTCCTGATGATGTAGTCGAGACTGCTTCGGCTGTTCCAGTGGATGAGAACGGGTACAATGGGTACTCCGAATACGAGAACGGTAACGGTGACACTCGGCCCTTGGTATACGGTGACTACGGCATCCCTATAACGTACGTCGAGGAGGAGGTACCTGAAGAGAACGGAAAGACCTACAGCGTCTACGACGACATAACCATTACCCCAAAAGAGGGCTTCAGATACCGGGCCGCGGAGATTCCGGAAGAAGCAGAAGTCGTTTTTGATGTGAAGAACGTTAAGTTTAACCCTCCCAAGGCCAAGAACGCCGCCGGGAAGGAAGGTGAGTTTCTGGTTTCCTCCTATCGCTCCCTCTTCCGCTCCCGCCTGCGCAAGATGCGTTCCATTCTCCGTGAAAATCCCGAAATCGGGGGAATAATCGACATTGGAAAGCTCAGCTACGTCCGCTCGGAGGGGGATGTGACCATAGTTGGTATGGTCAACGACAAGAGGGAAACCGCCAAGGGCTACGTCCTGGAGCTTGAGGACACCACGGGGCGCGTTAAGGTCTTCATAAACCGCGAGCGTGAGGATTCAAAGCTTGTGATGAACCTGATGCACAACGCGGTGATCGCGGTTCGCGGCCGCTACTCCGGCAGGGGAATGGTGTTCGCGGACAGGATATTCATTCCGGATGTCCCACGCTTCAAGAGGAACAAACCTCCCCTCAAGGAGAAGGTCTACGCAATTCTCCTGAGCGACATCCACGTTGGTTCCAGGAAGTTCTGCGAGGAGGCTTTCTTCAAGTTCCTTGACTGGCTTAACGGGGAGGTTGAAAATGAGGCCCAGGCGGAGCTGGTTAGCAGAATCAAGTACATAATATTCGGCGGCGACGTCGTGGATGGGGTTGGTATCTACCCCGGCCAGTACGACGAGCTCGCCATCCCCGACATCTTCGACCAGTACGAGGCCTTTGCAAACCTCCTCAAGAACGTTCCAAGGCACATCCACATGTTCATCGGGCCTGGAAACCACGATGCGGCAAGAACTGCCCTTCCTCAGCCTGGCTTTTACGAGGAGTACGCGCGCCCGCTGTACAAGCTCAAGAACGCCACGGTAATAAGCAACCCCGCTGTGATACGGCTCCACGGCAGGGACTTCCTCATTGCCCACGGGAGGGGAATCGAGGACGTTGTCAACGAGATTCCAAACAGGAGCCACCACCGCCCTGCCGAGGCCATGCTGGAACTTCTCAAGCTCCGCCACCTTGCGCCCACCTTTGGGGGAAAGGTTCCAATAGCTCCCGATCCAGAGGATTTGCTCGTAATAGAGTCCGTCCCCGACCTCTTTCAGATGGGGCATGTCCATGTGATGGAGTACAAGATGTACAACGGCGTTTTCCTGATTAACAGCGGCACGTGGCAGGCCCAGACGGAGTTCCAGAAGATGGTGAACATCGTTCCGACTCCCGCGAGGGTTCCGATAATCGACGTTGAAACCGCTCGCCTCAGGGCGGTTGTGAGCTTTGACCAGTTCTGTGAGGGGGTTTGA
- the radA gene encoding DNA repair and recombination protein RadA: MARKKSSADEIKELEEFEELDITEEEPAPKTRSSEKKAMTLEDLPGVGPATAEKLRDAGYDTVEAIAVASPLELKEIAGISEGAALKIIQAAREAANIGTFMRADEYMKKRTSIGKLSTGSKSLDKLLGGGIETQAITEVFGEFGSGKTQLAHTLSVMVQKPPEEGGLGGSVVWIDTENTFRPERIKQIAENREMDPEEVLKNIYVARAFNSNHQMLLVEKAEEIIKERVESDRPVKLLIVDSLMAHFRSEYVGRGTLAERQQKLAKHLSDLHRLADLYDIAVFVTNQVQAKPDAFFGDPTRPIGGNILAHSATFRIYLRKGRQGKRVARLIDSPYLPEGEAIFRITEKGVED; this comes from the coding sequence ATGGCCAGGAAGAAATCTTCCGCAGATGAAATTAAAGAGCTTGAGGAGTTTGAGGAGCTTGATATAACCGAAGAGGAGCCTGCCCCGAAGACACGTTCATCCGAGAAAAAAGCCATGACCCTTGAGGACCTTCCAGGAGTGGGACCTGCAACTGCTGAGAAGCTTAGAGATGCTGGCTATGACACAGTGGAGGCTATAGCTGTTGCATCCCCCCTTGAGCTCAAGGAGATAGCGGGTATAAGCGAGGGCGCCGCGCTTAAGATAATTCAGGCCGCAAGGGAAGCGGCAAACATCGGCACCTTCATGCGTGCGGACGAGTACATGAAGAAGAGAACTTCCATAGGAAAGCTTTCCACTGGAAGCAAAAGTCTTGACAAGCTCCTTGGTGGTGGCATAGAGACCCAGGCCATAACGGAAGTATTTGGGGAATTTGGCTCGGGCAAGACTCAGCTCGCCCACACCCTCTCAGTAATGGTTCAGAAACCTCCTGAAGAGGGAGGATTGGGCGGTTCCGTTGTTTGGATCGACACGGAGAACACATTCAGGCCGGAGAGGATAAAACAGATCGCCGAGAACCGTGAGATGGATCCCGAAGAAGTTCTGAAGAACATCTACGTTGCCAGAGCGTTCAACAGCAACCACCAGATGCTCCTGGTTGAGAAGGCGGAGGAGATAATAAAGGAGCGGGTCGAGAGCGACAGGCCCGTTAAGCTCCTCATCGTCGACTCCCTCATGGCCCACTTCAGGAGCGAGTACGTTGGCAGGGGCACCCTGGCGGAGAGGCAGCAGAAGCTTGCCAAACACCTCTCAGACCTCCACCGCCTGGCGGACCTCTACGATATAGCGGTTTTCGTGACAAACCAGGTCCAGGCCAAGCCCGATGCCTTCTTCGGCGATCCAACCAGGCCCATCGGTGGAAACATCCTCGCCCACAGCGCCACTTTTAGGATATACCTGCGCAAGGGACGGCAGGGCAAGCGCGTGGCCCGTTTGATCGACAGCCCCTACCTGCCAGAGGGTGAGGCAATATTCAGAATCACGGAGAAGGGCGTTGAGGACTGA
- a CDS encoding ORC1-type DNA replication protein, with protein MNDYLGSIFERYLHAKKIFKNKEVLRHSYTPKELPHRKEQIEELAHILVPVLRGETPSNVFVYGKTGTGKTVTIKFVTEELKRISEKYQVPVEVIYINCEIVDTQYRVLANIVNYFKEESGVEVPLVGWPTDEVYARLREVIDARERFVIIVLDEIDKLIKKSGDDILYSLTRINTELGKAKVSIIGISNDLKFKEYLDARVLSSLSEEEVVFPPYDANQLRDILMQRARDAFNEGVLDDAVVPLCAALAAREHGDARRALDLLRVAGEIAEREGASKVTEHHVRLAQDKIEQDTMEEVIKTLPLHSKILLYSVVLLDENGELPANTGDVYSVYKKICDYLDIEPLTQRRVSDLINELDMLGIINAKVVSKGRYGRTKEIRLNVTPHKVKKIFGADDQLRPLLTLNLSGQRRLV; from the coding sequence ATGAACGACTACCTGGGCTCAATCTTCGAGAGGTACCTTCACGCCAAGAAGATATTCAAAAACAAGGAGGTTCTGCGCCACAGCTACACCCCCAAGGAACTTCCCCACCGAAAGGAACAGATTGAAGAGCTGGCCCACATACTCGTTCCCGTTCTCCGCGGTGAGACCCCGTCCAACGTTTTTGTCTATGGAAAGACCGGAACCGGTAAGACCGTCACCATAAAGTTCGTTACTGAGGAACTGAAGAGGATCTCCGAGAAGTACCAGGTTCCAGTTGAGGTAATCTACATCAACTGTGAGATTGTTGACACCCAGTACCGCGTTCTCGCCAATATAGTTAATTACTTCAAAGAAGAGAGCGGTGTCGAGGTTCCCCTGGTCGGCTGGCCTACCGATGAGGTTTACGCCCGCCTTAGGGAGGTCATCGACGCGAGGGAGCGCTTCGTCATCATAGTCCTCGACGAGATAGACAAACTCATCAAGAAGAGCGGCGACGATATCCTCTATTCTCTTACAAGAATAAACACCGAGCTGGGGAAGGCCAAGGTCAGCATAATCGGTATATCCAACGACCTCAAGTTCAAAGAGTACCTCGATGCGCGCGTCCTCTCAAGCCTTAGCGAGGAGGAGGTTGTCTTTCCACCTTACGACGCCAACCAGCTCAGAGATATCCTCATGCAGCGTGCAAGGGATGCGTTCAACGAGGGGGTTCTTGATGATGCGGTGGTTCCGCTCTGTGCGGCTCTGGCGGCGAGGGAGCACGGTGATGCGAGGCGCGCTCTGGATCTCCTCCGCGTCGCCGGCGAGATAGCCGAGCGCGAAGGCGCCAGTAAGGTGACTGAGCACCACGTGAGGCTCGCGCAGGATAAGATAGAGCAGGACACTATGGAAGAGGTCATCAAAACTCTCCCCCTCCACTCCAAAATCCTCCTCTATTCCGTTGTTCTACTTGATGAGAACGGGGAGCTCCCGGCCAACACGGGCGATGTGTATTCTGTTTATAAGAAAATATGTGATTACCTTGACATCGAGCCCCTGACCCAGCGGCGCGTCAGCGACCTGATAAACGAGCTTGACATGCTCGGAATCATCAACGCTAAGGTGGTCAGCAAGGGCCGCTACGGCAGGACAAAGGAAATAAGGCTGAACGTTACCCCTCACAAGGTGAAGAAGATATTCGGGGCCGATGACCAGCTCAGGCCCCTCCTCACCCTAAACCTCTCTGGCCAGAGGAGGCTGGTGTGA